From one Coffea eugenioides isolate CCC68of chromosome 11, Ceug_1.0, whole genome shotgun sequence genomic stretch:
- the LOC113752671 gene encoding uncharacterized protein LOC113752671: MVSSNLPDNRVPHSSIIMHGISRDDNGGGNAREAVSEMDLTLISMLGSLLISRPVNWTLSHQNALQLCVKHARLWLAKSDQPIGSNPYLTYSGLRGKLNKIMASDYFTTTPEMKAPVEVAAAAGSYGSFQVPAHGSVMPVQVEGSVVQYQQKEEETANAEEDESYDNQLSPAEEFHQGETENYSELPVQNEPTTHQAQNLQEYEPKEQNYAPRRSYPNYRGGRTVGASGRRGYANGRGGRGRGGAYQNGRNQHYDQPGTYYPRNNYYRGRGGRGFNGNYNYHASQAGYVVADS; the protein is encoded by the exons ATGGTGTCGTCTAATTTGCCAGATAACCGCGTACCTCATTCAAGTATTATTATGCATGGAATTAGTAGAGATGACAATGGGGGTGG TAATGCGCGGGAGGCTGTTAGTGAGATGGATCTAACCCTCATATCTATGCTTGGGAGCCTGCTAATTTCAAGGCCTGTGAATTGGACTTTGTCCCATCAGAATGCACTGCAACTGTGCGTTAAGCATGCCAGGCTCTGGCTTGCTAAGTCTGATCAGCCCATTGGATCTAACCCTTATTTGAcat ATTCTGGATTGAGGGGGAAACTAAACAAGATCATGGCATCAGACTATTTCACTACAACACCAGAGATGAAGGCTCCTGTTGAGGTGGCAGCTGCTGCTGGCAGCTATGGTTCCTTTCAAGTGCCAGCGCATGGATCTGTCATGCCAGTCCAAGTCGAAGGTTCTGTGGTGCAGTATCAACAGAAG GAAGAAGAGACAGCAAATGCTGAAGAAGATGAATCATATGATAATCAGTTGAGCCCTGCAGAAGAATTTCATCAG GGGGAGACTGAAAACTATTCTGAACTTCCCGTACAAAATGAGCCCACCACACATCAAGCACAAAATTTGCAGGAGTATGAGCCCAAGGAGCAAAATTATGCTCCTCGAAGATCGTATCCAAATTACAGAGGTGGTCGTACTGTGGGTGCAAGCGGCCGTAGGGGATATGCTAATGGCCGTGGAGGGCGCGGCAGGGGAGGGGCCTATCAGAATGGCCGCAACCAGCACTATGACCAGCCTGGTACTTACTATCCCAGGAACAACTATTACAGAGGAAGAGGGGGTAGGGGTTTCAATGGGAACTACAACTATCATGCCAGTCAAGCTGGCTATGTTGTAGCAGATTCATGA
- the LOC113753534 gene encoding thioredoxin H2-like, with amino-acid sequence MGANVSAWQEANIDSSMALKKSPVVAFHSSAKWKIHFEASKETNKLIVIDFTASWCGPCQYIEPSINELAAKYTDVEFVKIDVDELDDVAEEYGVQAMPTFILLKKGKAIDKIVGAKKEELQKKIEKHRF; translated from the exons ATGGGAGCCAACGTCTCTGCATGGCAAGAAGCTAATATTGATTCATCTATGGCACTCAAGAAGTCTCCGGTCGTTGCATTCCATTCCTCAGCAAAATGGAAGATCCATTTTGAAGCTTCCAAAGAAACTAACAAGCTG ATTGTCATAGACTTCACAGCTTCCTGGTGCGGCCCTTGTCAATACATCGAACCATCCATTAACGAGTTAGCTGCTAAATACACCGATGTGGAGTTTGTCAAGATTGATGTGGACGAGCTGGAT GACGTGGCTGAGGAATATGGAGTTCAAGCAATGCCGACTTTCATACTactaaagaaaggaaaagcgaTAGACAAGATTGTTGGAGCCAAAAAGGAGGAACTCCAGAAGAAGATTGAAAAGCACAGATTCTAA
- the LOC113752672 gene encoding F-box protein At4g00755-like: MEVLNMGFEPYAVIVNGICKQLCLKVFPEMSTVTRAIEICNIVEPVESRTNEPIEWACLKRDHKVYAFLAQGIASFPRKECLSEALGASSTDNYPDESIRIPRNQVTELVRDLLTGRARKNLICIISVLSVWFPHISSKGCKTFDGGFVLLENCLQKFKLPEPVLCIGGILQVQLLGRVQKQEIDSLYYICERDFSRIHRFGASIRGWEHMILNTLPGARGIMVNDYDYDGEDDDSDDQYN; this comes from the exons ATGGAAGTTTTGAATATG GGCTTTGAACCTTATGCAGTGATTGTGAATGGAATATGCAAGCAACTCTGTTTAAAGGTGTTCCCTGAGATGTCCACTGTTACTCGTGCTATTGAAATTTGTAACATTGTAGAACCTGTGGAATCCAGGACCaatgagcctattgaatgggcATGTCTGAAACGGGACCATAAAGTATATGCATTTTTGGCTCAAGGTATTGCCTCCTTCCCAAGAAAAGAATGCTTGTCTGAGGCACTTGGTGCTTCAAGCACTGACAATTACCCAGATGAAAGCATTAGAATACCCCGGAACCAAGTGACAGAATTGGTCAGAGACCTTCTTACTGGTCGAGCAAGG AAAAACTTGATTTGCATTATCAGTGTACTTTCAGTTTGGTTCCCCCATATATCCAGCAAAGGCTGTAAGACTTTTGATGGGGGATTTGTATTGCTG GAGAATTGTTTGCAAAAGTTCAAGCTGCCAGAACCTGTCCTCTGTATTGGAGGGATTCTGCAAGTCCAGCTATTGGGTAGAGTGCAGAAACAAGAAATAGATAGTTTGTATTACATATG CGAGAGGGATTTTTCTCGCATTCACAGGTTTGGTGCAAGTATAAGAGGTTGGGAGCACATGATCCTCAACACATTACCCGGTGCTAGAGGGATTATGGTAAATGACTACGACTACGACGGCGAGGACGATGATTCAGATGACCAGTATAACTAA